Below is a window of Humulus lupulus chromosome 9, drHumLupu1.1, whole genome shotgun sequence DNA.
tatgacttaacattttaggtacaataaaggaATAAGTGTGGtgtgacctaaggtgtccaatgatgtatgacggacttacaTTTAGTAGGCTCgattgccaaaattttatgacagacctaagttgatgtccggtagaTGACAAACTTATGTCtgaggcttaattgccacccttgtataagcacttatctttctattatattttccttgttattatgacctatcaattattattatgacttatgattGTGACCTTTGACCTATTATTaggacctatgatttatgactatgaactattaTTTAGATTGTAATTTATGATAatgacttaggctatgttatgacctagggttttatgatgttgtatgattagtataaataagttttgttataactcttgtgaaatttatgatatgtttgattatatgattatatgattgaccattgtttttattttccttactaggcttagaagctcaccccttatgatgttgttgattcaggcaattaaagatagaaaggtcggtggcaagtgggacctaggagcttcatgatgtactcttggggaccatatagtcaaggatgaTTAAGCAGGCCTATTTTTTTTAAGCATGTttctttaaagttttatttaatgttgcCCATTTTAGTATGATAAAGacaattgttttatttttgtaaaacaatggatccatttacttatttaaatttttattcaataaatgagcaatgtttatgtttatgatccaaccctgtgttctcgataatttatgagaaattagggcgttacagatggtatcagagccatggctatattggtcctgaacgttcTCACAATATACACATGACAACTACAAAGGACCAACTCGCTACTAAATAAGTATACACAATTTTTTAAATATGTCTGTAATGCTTTTCTAgtgttattttcataatttaGCTCAATGGACTCAAGTGTGATTAGAAAagttaaagctataagaagaataccagacCCTGAGTATGAGAATGAGTTCGAGAGAGTGTTTCTTAGAATCAATCGAATTCACACGGAAATAGAAAATATTATTGATAGTCATACAacccttttaaaatcacatgagaaGTTCATAGTTCTCATGCACTCATTCAAACTACCATTAGCAGAACCAAGCTTAAAGATAGCATGGAATGAAGTTTTATTTGATAATAATGTACCTATTAAAGATAAATATAACTTATTTATGGATaggtttgcacgaaattttaaaatattcgaGGATATTATATTACCAAATGGAGAAATAGGAGAAAGGGTTCATCAGTTATCAGACAACCTTAGGGAAGAATTTCTTAATCAAGTTCCTTTAATTTCAaggtttatctacactcaagaggATCATGAGGACTTCACTCAGGATATGCTAGAAGAAGGATCCAATGTGGAGGATTAGACGAAtgtaagaacacatcgttaaattttattttatgttatttttagaaatttttcactagtttgtaaataaatttttattttaataaaacatgttattttgttttattttgcttcattgtttagtaagtgttaagaattttggattcaattgaaagtgtaaagtttaaattcctctcttatgtgTTAGCctatttgtgaaggcccattttctttgcattattagattggatctaattaaaatgaataataattaataaatcaagggttcaaattcctatcttttgggttCAAGTgaaagttagggggccttagtagtggatACAATATACTGAACtcaaccctcctccatggaagattcaattgttaaggcccatttacccgagttggacttaattgtaatagggtcatttttaatagatagatggacctaataggtagtagtacaataggctaatctctacttgttttgtttgtcttagcttttacaatttttctcttttggggaaacagaaaTGAAAtatggagcaggaaccaagaagatctgaaagactaaatggtcagggaagaggccgaggaaggggaagagggcgaggaagaggagtagctGCCACCCCCATATATGAAGAATTTCCAGCAGGCCCGGAAGTGCCAGAAGCACGCAATGCAGCGGAAGAACCGGTAGTTGTTGCTGCTCAAGAAAATTTGGAAAGAGGAAATGCCcgtcttagggcagagctaagaagaagggaagaagagttccaaataaaaCAAGGACAACAAAAACAAGTGGCACAACAAGTCATTCCCGTAACACAACTATTACAGTTGGCAGAACCTCGctacgaggcagtgtatgaacGCTGTAGAAAGCAGCAACCGTCAAAATTTGACAACGGATctgacccaatagaagcagaagaatggttTCGCTCGGTAGAATCCATTTTAGAACATATGTGATTGGGTAACAAGGACTGAGTCCCATGTGCTTCGAGTTTACTAAAGAAAGActctcgcatctggtgggatatagtgaagcagactCGAGATGTGAACATTATAACATGGGATGAGTTTATctaagtgttcaacaagaagtattacagtcctATGATTCGAGCCACAAGGGTGGACAAATTCATCGTGCCTACTTAAGGGAATTTGAatgtgacagagtatgccaagaagtttgataggctggctaagttcgcgACGGACATGGTACCCGCTgagacgctaagaattcaaagatttgtgGAGGGACTAAAACCTATGATAGCCAGTGAGGTAAAGATGATACGGGGAATTAAAACTTATGcagaaacattagaggtagccttggaagctgagcaggcaGAAGAAAGAATTTGGAAGGAAAGCACGGCCAAAAGGGATGCCAAGAAGAATAACAATGAACAGATCGACCACAAACGAaaacatgacggtggtcaaaatcaaaGGGCCGACAAGAAGGGTAAGAGTGAATCAGAAAGTAATGGGAATAAGAAACCCTATGAGGAATATCCCAAGTGCCCTACTTGCAATAGGAAGAATTTAGAGGAGTGTATATACAAGACCAAAGGTTGCTTTGATTGTGGACAAGAAGGGCACATTAAAAAGGAATGCCCAAAGTTGAAGGGCTAGAAGAAAGACGACAAGCTTGTGCCAGCCAGAGTTTCCactcttactagaggtgaagcagaaaccAATAATACAATTGTaacaggtcaggtcactatctctAGTAAATTATGCAATGTTTTATTCGATTCAGaagctacacattcttttgtctctatgaatatgattgatagcttagataaaccATGCAGACTTTTTAGAGATAATTTTGTCACAAAGTTACCATCaggggaaagaatgctatctagtagaggggtacGTAGCGTTGCAGTTAGAATCGAAAGAagagaattaccagtagatttgatcgagttagaccttaaggattatgatgtaatattaagcatggactggttagcaaaacatggggcaacgatagactgtaagggtaagacagtcaactttcaaaTAGAAGGCGGAGAAAAATTCACCTTCGAAGGAGAAATTTCCCAAACTCGCATACcaatagtctcagctctcaaagctcaatgaTTAATAAATAGCAGTTGCCAAGCATTTCTAGCcagtgttgtaacgacccaaatttgctaatcgggcttagggccttgattagtgtgcctggggggcaataagtgatttaatatgcttatatgtggatttgtgtgtatatatgataaggatgcatgtttagttgagttaaatgtgcatgtgggccccgtctgggtattaggggcataaattgataaatgttatatatgtgatatgtctgtgcagcacgatccgagacagtcctggggagcggttagccagagagtcacaacgaggttgagcttccgacttggggcgagtcgaggggtaatttgggtactaggtgtgttatgggattatcgggacatgaaaataaaaatttggagatatatttgaggatagaatgtctaggagggaatattggggaaatttaccattttgccctcagggacgttttggtaccccgagccttgaggtaaccctttagacttaagtcaagtaaAAAAAACAGGAGGAATTACttagaaactttagggaaacCCACTTATACTCCTGTTTTCAGCTAAGGATAGCTTCTCACCATTCCTATCTCtctctccttcattctctaagaaataactcaaggaaattttggtgtaagctagcttaagcagggatttgggctgaggaaacctaggaacttgaagcttggggattgatGATCAACTTCAGAGATAAAATTCAGCAAATGTAAGCTTTAATTGTAGAGATTATGATTAGAATTGCTGCTGGTTTGTTGGGATttgcatgctagttaagtttgacATGTTCTTGagtgttttggttgagttttgaagcAGGTTTTGATGTTGGAACTGGGCTAGAATATTGGGGTTAATTGTCTGGAATTGTTAGCTTGATTATAGGATGAATTGGTTTGAAGGAAATGCAGGAGAAAGGTGAAGAATTctaggtttggaggtgagggctgcagccctaggatgggcacgccgcgacccgtgtgcgcgcgcggccgaggtgttcatgcgcgccgcggcgcttggtgcgcGCGCCGCGGCCGTGTGTGTTGCatgggtgtgctagcctctgttttgaggctagccacgACTCTTGTGGGTGAGGCCGCGAATCTTAGTGCTATTctgcatttttaagggtgtttgggcttgggaatttaatggttaaggctcgggatggattttatcacccggattgatagaattcaaggtcccggaggttaggattatggttcaaagttatttattggattagaacttgatggatggatgttattaatgtgttgtgactagggtttcggcgaggctcaagttagaggactatgctcgagacatcggtgctcagagagctcgggactcaggtaagaaaacccttgttcccatagagcttgtatgcagggctgagcccaatgtatttaaatagaattggtatgcagggctgatcCCATTGTGTCTGAATtgtggggcgtagccctttaactgattatgctagaattttctacttgcttgttatgctttgtatgctattatgtgaatgatcggcaagagccggaacggtgtaggccgagaatggttggggccgggaacggcaaagggccgagaacgatgttgagtgcaaggccaagtacggcaaggggccgagagcagcattgagcatgtggagtgcgagttgccagagcgagtccctaaaaggatacctgggattcctcacggcgtggtccgcgaacccagggcttggtaaacgcctgggacgactaggccgtatgtgtttagcccattggtggcctatttatatgcttgatatatgtgttgcatatgttatctatttatgggttttcttgctgggcttcggctcacagatgctctgtggtgtaggtaagggtaaagagaaggccaaccaaccatgagtacagcaggcgtgaggcggcgtgtacatgtttggccagcctggctgtcacagccagaggattttgggagatgcttgtaaataaacctagattttgttgtttagtcgacttggtccagtttatatgttgtaaatacttctaaactgtattttgggatcccaagtgtaaaaattttataattttctatggaaattattatttctaaagtttttcctctgtttatagcttaattacactgtttgatctaaaacctcgattagcgagttgaaagcacatttttaaactcaattagtaacggctctaaggaagtagggcgttacaagtgtgGTATACAAGTCATGAGAAACGCAGCTtgaaccaaaggatgtacataAAGTGTGTGAATTTCCCGaggtatttccagaagatttactgGGATTACCTCTGAGTAGGGAAATCGATTTTGAAATAGAATTGCCGCCAGAGACGGCACCAATCTCGAATCTCCCTATAGAATGGGGCCAGccgagttaaaggagttaaagatacaactacaagagctattagacaagggtttcatctgATTGAGCTATTTGCCTTTGGgagcaccagtgctttttgtcaaaaagaagtacggaagcatgaggatgtgcatcgactatagagaGCTAAATaaagtgacaattaagaacaaataccctttgcctcgaatagacgat
It encodes the following:
- the LOC133800140 gene encoding uncharacterized protein LOC133800140 produces the protein MVPAETLRIQRFVEGLKPMIASEVKMIRGIKTYAETLEVALEAEQAEERIWKESTAKRDAKKNNNEQIDHKRKHDGGQNQRADKKGKSESESNGNKKPYEEYPKCPTCNRKNLEECIYKTKGCFDCGQEGHIKKECPKLKG